Proteins encoded within one genomic window of Magnetococcales bacterium:
- the fabG gene encoding 3-oxoacyl-[acyl-carrier-protein] reductase, whose translation MLDNRVALVTGSTSGIGLVTALELARRGAKIIITSNEGQRIPEVLEQVRALSPDSEGYEADIASHARLEEVVKLATERFGRIDILVNNAGITRDNLLIRMKDAEWEDVLKINLSSAFYLTRLILRGMMKARYGRIVSVASVVGASGNAGQANYAASKAGLMGFTKSLAREVASRGITANCVAPGFIQTRMTDVLNAAAKEAMLAQIPLGAMGRPEDVAHAIVFLASDEASYITGETIHVNGGMYMT comes from the coding sequence ATGCTCGACAATCGCGTTGCCCTTGTCACCGGATCAACCAGCGGAATTGGCCTGGTGACGGCGTTGGAACTTGCCCGACGCGGGGCAAAAATCATCATCACCAGCAACGAAGGCCAACGGATTCCGGAAGTCCTGGAACAGGTTCGCGCCCTCTCCCCCGACTCGGAAGGGTATGAAGCGGATATCGCCTCTCACGCCCGTCTCGAAGAGGTGGTGAAACTGGCCACGGAACGCTTCGGACGGATTGACATTCTCGTGAACAACGCGGGTATCACCCGCGATAATCTGCTGATCCGCATGAAAGACGCCGAGTGGGAAGATGTGTTGAAAATCAACCTCTCCAGCGCCTTCTATCTGACCCGTCTGATCCTGCGCGGCATGATGAAAGCCCGCTACGGACGCATCGTCAGCGTTGCCTCGGTGGTCGGGGCATCCGGAAATGCTGGCCAGGCCAACTATGCAGCCAGCAAGGCAGGATTGATGGGGTTTACCAAAAGTCTGGCCCGGGAAGTGGCGTCACGCGGTATCACAGCCAATTGTGTGGCTCCCGGTTTCATCCAGACACGCATGACCGATGTTTTGAATGCCGCAGCAAAGGAAGCCATGCTGGCGCAAATTCCACTGGGTGCCATGGGGCGGCCAGAGGATGTGGCCCATGCCATTGTCTTCCTGGCCTCGGATGAGGCCAGTTACATCACAGGGGAAACGATTCATGTCAATGGCGGAATGTACATGACCTGA
- the fabF gene encoding beta-ketoacyl-ACP synthase II: MDRRVVITGVGLITPCGFGKEKTWSALVAGQSGIGPITRFNAEEYSTRIAGECRDFNAEDWIPKKEVKKMDLFIHYGLVAAQLAWEDSGLTVREESAPRFGVAIGSGIGGLISIQHQAWALKEKGPRRISPFFIPMSLANLISGHVAIKYGLKGPNHAVSTACATGSHAIGDAMRIVKRGDADVMLAGGAEAVICELAVGGFAAAKALSSRNDNPQAASRPWDRDRDGFVPSEGAGVVVLEELEAAKKRGATIYAEVCGYGLSGDAHHITAPDPDGDGAARCMQSALNDARVSPDKIGHINAHGTSTPLGDVVETLAIKRVFGAEDAKRILVCSTKSITGHLLGAAGGVEAIFTALALQNGVVPPTINLDNPGEGCDLDYVPNVAREKNIEYAISNSFGFGGTNASLVLKRFT, translated from the coding sequence GTGGATCGGAGAGTGGTCATTACCGGCGTGGGTCTCATCACCCCATGTGGCTTCGGAAAAGAAAAAACCTGGTCCGCTCTGGTGGCCGGGCAATCTGGCATCGGTCCCATCACCCGCTTCAATGCCGAAGAATATTCGACACGCATTGCCGGCGAATGCCGGGATTTCAACGCTGAAGATTGGATCCCGAAAAAAGAAGTCAAAAAAATGGATCTGTTCATCCACTACGGTCTGGTCGCCGCGCAGCTCGCCTGGGAAGACAGTGGTTTGACCGTCAGGGAAGAGAGTGCCCCTCGCTTTGGTGTGGCCATCGGTTCGGGAATCGGCGGGTTGATCTCCATCCAGCACCAGGCATGGGCCTTGAAAGAAAAAGGTCCGCGCCGTATCTCTCCCTTCTTCATACCCATGTCCCTTGCCAACCTGATCTCCGGGCATGTGGCCATCAAATACGGACTCAAAGGCCCGAACCATGCCGTCTCCACCGCCTGCGCCACCGGCAGTCATGCCATCGGTGATGCCATGCGGATCGTCAAGCGGGGCGACGCGGATGTCATGCTGGCCGGTGGTGCCGAAGCCGTCATCTGCGAGCTGGCCGTCGGCGGATTTGCCGCAGCCAAGGCCCTCTCCAGCCGCAATGACAATCCACAAGCCGCCTCGCGTCCCTGGGATCGGGATCGGGACGGGTTCGTCCCCTCGGAAGGAGCCGGTGTGGTGGTCCTCGAAGAACTGGAAGCCGCCAAAAAACGGGGAGCCACGATCTATGCCGAAGTGTGCGGATATGGCCTGTCCGGTGATGCCCACCACATCACGGCACCCGATCCAGATGGCGATGGGGCCGCACGCTGCATGCAATCCGCCCTGAACGATGCCCGCGTCTCGCCGGATAAAATCGGGCACATCAATGCTCATGGTACCTCCACCCCGCTCGGCGATGTCGTGGAAACCCTGGCCATCAAACGGGTCTTTGGCGCGGAAGATGCCAAACGAATCCTGGTCTGCTCCACCAAATCCATTACCGGCCATCTCCTGGGAGCTGCCGGAGGGGTCGAAGCCATCTTTACGGCCCTGGCCCTGCAAAACGGTGTCGTGCCCCCCACCATCAACCTGGACAACCCGGGTGAAGGGTGCGATCTGGATTATGTTCCCAACGTCGCCAGAGAAAAAAATATTGAATATGCCATCTCCAACTCCTTCGGATTTGGCGGCACCAATGCGTCGCTCGTGCTGAAACGCTTTACTTGA
- the mltG gene encoding endolytic transglycosylase MltG — protein MKQFLNKWRFVILGGVLLGAVVFGAAYKEFESFQAYKVPKPVEVTIQKGWGIQKIASELARLQVVSSRFWFMVLGQLQGAGFIQAGYYRIEPGETASSILERLRRGDVAKGKLVIAEGLTVREIAEHLKKAGLQEIAASMGDATLPQRLGLGSHSLEGYLFPNTYQYRMKDPKDDLLQRIVARGKKILDQEWLNRPPGFALSLYETLIFASIIEKETGNAAERKHISGVFHNRLRRKMKLQSDPTVIYGIPDYNGNITRTHLLTPTPYNTYTIQGLPPTPICNPGQASIHAALHPLETEDLYFVARGDGTHVFSKTLPEHNKNVARFQHPGGG, from the coding sequence TTGAAACAATTCCTCAACAAATGGCGATTCGTCATCCTGGGAGGGGTTCTTCTCGGTGCGGTCGTCTTTGGGGCAGCCTACAAGGAGTTCGAGAGTTTTCAGGCCTACAAGGTGCCGAAGCCGGTCGAAGTGACCATCCAGAAAGGGTGGGGAATACAAAAAATTGCCAGTGAACTGGCCCGGCTCCAGGTTGTTTCGTCCCGGTTCTGGTTCATGGTGCTGGGGCAGTTACAGGGAGCGGGTTTCATCCAGGCGGGTTACTACCGGATCGAACCGGGTGAAACGGCCAGCTCAATCCTGGAGCGCCTGCGGCGGGGTGATGTCGCCAAGGGAAAATTGGTGATTGCCGAGGGGTTGACGGTCCGGGAAATTGCCGAACATCTGAAAAAAGCCGGTTTGCAGGAGATCGCCGCCAGCATGGGCGATGCCACCCTGCCGCAACGCCTGGGGCTGGGAAGCCACTCCCTGGAAGGGTATCTGTTTCCAAATACCTACCAGTATCGCATGAAAGATCCCAAGGATGATCTTCTCCAGCGCATTGTCGCCCGCGGCAAAAAAATTCTTGACCAGGAGTGGTTGAACCGCCCGCCCGGGTTTGCGTTGTCACTTTATGAAACCCTGATTTTTGCCTCGATCATTGAAAAAGAGACCGGCAACGCCGCAGAACGGAAGCACATTTCCGGGGTGTTTCACAACCGGTTGCGACGCAAGATGAAACTGCAAAGCGACCCGACCGTGATCTATGGAATTCCCGATTACAACGGCAACATAACCCGGACGCACCTGCTCACGCCCACCCCCTACAACACCTACACAATCCAGGGTCTGCCCCCCACGCCCATCTGCAATCCGGGTCAGGCTTCCATCCATGCCGCCCTGCACCCGCTGGAGACCGAGGATTTGTATTTTGTTGCCCGAGGTGACGGAACGCACGTTTTTTCCAAAACCCTGCCGGAACACAATAAAAATGTTGCTCGTTTCCAGCATCCGGGTGGCGGATGA
- the acpP gene encoding acyl carrier protein has protein sequence MSDIAQRVIKTVIDQLGVDANQVTEESNFVDDLGADSLDTVELVMALEEEFGCEIPDEDAEKITTVKQAIEYIKAHINS, from the coding sequence ATGAGCGATATTGCACAACGTGTCATCAAGACCGTGATTGACCAGTTGGGTGTGGATGCAAATCAGGTAACCGAAGAGTCCAATTTCGTGGATGACCTCGGCGCAGACTCGTTGGATACGGTTGAACTGGTGATGGCCCTGGAAGAAGAGTTCGGCTGCGAAATTCCCGACGAGGATGCCGAAAAAATCACGACCGTCAAACAGGCCATTGAATACATCAAGGCCCATATCAATTCCTGA
- the fabD gene encoding ACP S-malonyltransferase: MGKRAFLFPGQGAQAVGMGNELLACGGPVGDCFAEADQVLGFSLSRLMQEGPEDQLTLTENTQPALVTTAMAAFRLIVSRTNWRPDYVAGHSLGEYAAVCATGGFAFAEAIALVRLRGQAMQKAVPVGEGAMAAVLNMPAAQVDAICQQVQKETGGICVTANYNTPVQIVISGHEYAVKKAVEMAKSQGARKSVMLAVSAPFHCPLMEPAARQMATAMEKISFQNLSVPLVSIATGQEVTSGTEVRKLLVQSITAPVMWEAVIRRMLALGVDMFIEVGTGKVLSGMLKRIDKSLVVYNVSGPEDLANLPAA; encoded by the coding sequence ATGGGAAAGAGAGCCTTCCTGTTTCCGGGGCAGGGTGCCCAGGCCGTGGGTATGGGGAATGAGTTGCTGGCCTGCGGTGGACCAGTCGGAGATTGCTTCGCAGAAGCCGATCAGGTGCTGGGTTTTTCCCTGAGCCGGTTGATGCAGGAAGGCCCGGAAGATCAGTTGACCCTGACGGAAAATACCCAGCCGGCCCTGGTGACGACCGCCATGGCCGCGTTTCGGTTGATCGTTTCCAGGACCAATTGGCGCCCGGATTATGTGGCCGGCCACTCCCTGGGTGAATATGCTGCTGTCTGTGCCACAGGCGGATTCGCCTTCGCCGAAGCCATCGCCCTGGTCAGGCTGCGAGGCCAGGCCATGCAGAAAGCGGTTCCAGTCGGTGAAGGTGCCATGGCCGCCGTCCTCAACATGCCCGCCGCCCAGGTGGATGCCATCTGCCAACAGGTCCAGAAAGAAACCGGTGGCATCTGCGTGACAGCCAATTATAACACCCCCGTGCAAATCGTCATCTCTGGACATGAATACGCCGTGAAGAAGGCCGTGGAAATGGCCAAAAGCCAGGGAGCCAGAAAGTCTGTCATGCTCGCCGTGTCCGCCCCCTTCCACTGCCCGCTCATGGAACCTGCCGCTCGGCAAATGGCCACGGCCATGGAAAAAATCTCTTTCCAGAATCTTTCCGTTCCCCTGGTTTCCATCGCAACAGGTCAGGAAGTGACCTCCGGTACCGAGGTCCGCAAACTCCTCGTGCAGTCCATTACCGCCCCGGTCATGTGGGAAGCGGTCATCCGCCGCATGCTCGCCCTGGGCGTGGATATGTTCATCGAGGTGGGAACCGGAAAAGTCCTGAGCGGCATGCTGAAACGCATCGACAAAAGTCTGGTCGTCTACAATGTGTCCGGTCCGGAAGATTTGGCAAATCTGCCGGCTGCCTGA